Part of the Arvicanthis niloticus isolate mArvNil1 chromosome 2, mArvNil1.pat.X, whole genome shotgun sequence genome, AACTTTTCTTTcgcctttaaaaaaagattttaactgtgtatctgtgtgagtttgTGCACATGTCTGTAGGTATTCCCCCTAAAGCGGAAGCTAACAGGCAGCTGTGAGATGGGAACTGACCTAGGATCCTACGCTAGAATACTACTCATTCTTAACAACGGAGCCGTATCTCCAGCCCTTTTTACTAGGTTTCTTAATACCTCCTAACAATATGAATATTTCAACCTAAAAAGGTCACCAAGAGGTTCTTAGAAACCCTGGGACCAGACCACACTAACTCACACTAACTCACGAGGTCTACATTTAACACAATGAGGCAGCTCTACCTGCGTCTGTGCAAGGCTGGCATTCCCACCAGTGGAGCAGGCACTTGTAAACAGTGGGTAGGTGAACTGCAAAGCAGTCGTGGCAGCAGCAGTTTTATTTTTCACTAAGGTCGtacatttgttttgttgctgGTGAAGAGGAACATTCATTAATTCAGATGGATGTCGAATAAGAGTTACCAAACTGCcaagacaaaagaaaacccagaaacCTGAGGAATAAGTGGCAGAGAGGCTCCCAAAACATTGCCATCACCCATTCTACCACTAACAGGTCATGTTAGACTCTGCCCTGTTTCTCAAATGGTCCTGGACATGGCCGAATGATCTACTAGCCAATGGCCAGTGAAGTCCATTGCCTCCTCACTACCTGCAGCACTCCCTGATACAAATCTGTCATCCTTAAAATCTGGCAAGGATGGGCAAGACCAGGGCAGCCAGAGTGAAAAACTGCAGAGTCAGTGTCTTCAACAGCTACCTGAGAGGACACTTAAGTGCACCAGGAGCTGCTCATATTTCAGCTTAATCTTAAAACTCTGTCCTTTCCCCACCACAAGTCCACATCTGTAAGCCTCTATCCCAAATCTGCTTTGGGAGACTGGAGCAGCTTCCCATGTCACTCAGGAGAGAGACGGGAGCAAAGGGAACAGTTCCCAGGACGGACGAGTCCTCTCCTTTTTGGGGTGCAGAGACAGACCAAAGGTTCACAACCTCCAAGGTACTCCTTAGAATTGACACTCAGCACTTGTATAGAGTGCACCTTCCAGATCAGCTTCAGGTGAGTCAGAGCAGACCAGCCTGAGACCTATATCTAGTACCCAGACTGCCTGCCCCTTTACACCGACCTCGCAAATATAAGGCCTGCTCTGGCCCTTCTGGCCACAGAGACACCGCAAATAGCCCTGCTGACCCGGTCCAGGTATCCTCCCCGATCCAACAGGTGGCCCTGATGGAGCCCTTCGGGTATGGACCCAGACCCAGCAGGTGCCATCAGCCCACACCAGCTCTGTGATCAAACCCCTCCTGCCCCACGGCCCCGCGCCTGCGCCCCGCACGCACTTGTTGAGCGCCACGCCCGACTCGGCGGGCTCGGCACCGCGCGGCGCAGGCGGCTCGGCCGGCATACTGTTGAAGCGGTCCTCCAGACGGACGCGTACGGTCGGCTTGGCCCGGGCCTCGGGTGCGCCGTCGGGCCCCGCGCCGCCTGCGCCTTCCTTGGCCGCGCCATCCGCCCGCGTCCGCGTCCCGTCCGCACCGCCAGGAGTCTTCTCCGCCGCGCCCGCCTCGCCCAGCAGCATCATACGCAGCTCCTGGAAGTCGACGTGGCCCAGGCACGGCGCGTCGGCCGCCAGCGGCGGGCACAGCACTGGGTACACGGGCGGCGCCGGCGCCAGCGAGCCCGCAGCGCCCGAGCCCGCGCCCGGGCCGGCCAGCAGCGCGGAGCCCAGGCGCGCCTCGAGCTCGCCGTCCGCCGCCTCCATGTGCGAATAGAGGATGTGCTGCAGCTGCGTGTACTCCACTTCCGTCATCTCCACCAGGCTCAGGTCGGTGGTCGTGAAGCTCAGCCCCGGCTCTCCCAGCGCCGCGTCCCCGCCGCCCGCGCCCTCGGGGCCCGCCTCGCCGCCCGTCGCGCCCGCCTCAGGCGGCGGCTCCCGCGGCCCGGGGCCCGACATGCCGGCGCGGCGCGGCCCAACGGCGGGGCGCGGGCGCGGGGACGGCGACGCAGACGCGGGCGGGCGGCGAGGCGGGGTCGCGGCCTCCGCAGACGACGCGCCGGCCACCGCGGGCGCGCCGTTGGGGGAGGGAAACCGCTGAGCACCGCAGGAGCAGTGCGCCTGCGCAGTCCCGCCCACAACGGTAACCCCACCCCTTTTGGGCCACGCCCCTCCGTTACCCGCCGCCCCCCAGCCAACTGCCCGCCCGCTTGCCCCGCCCCCGCGCCCCCCCCAAGTGGCCTGGGTGTGCTGCACCCTTGAGTTCAAACCCTGGACAGGCCACGCCCACGTGGCTACGCCCACGTGGCCACGCCCAGTTTTAATCGCACCCTCATAAAGACACGCCCACTGACCCAAGTTGGCCTTAGGCCGGTCCCCTTCCTGGTAAGCTGCTCCTTGTCCACTTGCCAGGAACTTGCTACTTGATGCTCCCCATTCCCCACTCTACCCAGTCTTGCCCCTTCCTAGCCATGCCTCTGCAGTGCTACCATGCTGTTTACTAGCTGTCCCCAGCCTGGCCCTTGTTCACCCACTTTGGGTGCTTTATGTGGAGAACCGTGCAGCAAGCACTCCAGGTTTTCATTCTATTTCAGTCAAGCTGAGGATTAGACCTAGGGACTCCCATATGCTGAGGTAGCTATCTTTCCACCAGCAGAGACAGCAGCAACTCTTTTATACCCAGCAAAGATAGCACCACCATATAATTTTATAcccagtgtctgagagtttctTTTGCTATGGTAAAACATGACCAAAATCAgtttagggaggaaagggttttctCTGACACTTCCAGGTAGcaatccatcactgaaggaactcaaggcaataACTTAAGTGAGGTGGGTACTGTTGGATAGGCcgtggaggagtgttgcttactgtttttgttcctcatggcttgctcagcctgctttttaatAGCAGGATCcccagcccaggagtggtaccacccacagtgagttGGGCCCACCCACAGCGATTGTCAATCAAGAAGATATACCACAGgcttgcctgaaaaaaaaaaagtgtcataaTTGTATACCCAAAGTGATAGCATCACCTCATAATTCTATGCCTagcaaaactattttttttctttttttggtttttcgagacagggtttctctgtgtagccctggctgtcctggagctcactctgtagaccaggctggcctcgaactcagaaatccacctgcctctgcctcccaagtgctgggattaaaggcgtgtgccaccaccgcccggccaaaactatttttaaaacaagactgACACTGTGGCCAGACTGCCCTCATGCTTGggatgatcctcttgcctcagcctctggataCTGGGATTGGAGGTATAGCATATACCTTGACACAATAATGTCAATACACAATAACACTTGACACAATAATGATTTTTTTgctaatatacaaaatgtaaATAGGTCTGGGATAGAGTTCAGAGATAGATGTGTGAGGTTccaggtttgatctccagcattgGAAGAAAAGTCAAATGGCCATCTATTACTTACTTGTAGACCTGCACTAAAGGAGATCATACACAAGGACGGTATACATTTGGTTCTATACAGTCCAAGAAAGACCTGAATAAATTGAAAATGTTCACCAAAAGCCTTAGAGCTACCACTGACAAGCAAATGAAGAAGACAATGTGGGATCACAGTGTTAAAGGAGGCAAACCAGAAATAAACAGATGAAAGGTTCAAGTCCAACAAGATCACATAACATGGAAATGATTTACATATGGGAAAgtaggctagagaaatggctcagcagttaagagagcacttgctgctcttgcagagacctgggtttggttcccagcacctatgtgatGGCTCACATAGGtgaactgcagttccaggggaacgTCAGTGTTCTCTTTAGGTCTCCACAGgttccaggcacacacacagtgaatgTACTTATGTGCAgtcaacacacatatataactttAAAGAACAACATTAAATATGTATGGAAAAGCAATGGCTAGCAGGATGGACACAAAGCCAGCCCTGCGGTGCCTATATTACACTTCTCTAGGCTGTGTGTGATTGCAAGTGCCTTCAGTCCAGCCTAAGAAAATTGGTGAACTGGGAGACCTGGCactatggctcagtggttaagacacatacttttctttcagaggacctgagtttggatcccagtgACTCCAGCTTTGGGAGGTacggtgtcctctgacctctacaggcaggtaccaccatgtctggctttttgcTAAAATGTGATCCACGGGAAGCAGCTTCATTCCATTGTCAGATGACTGTGAGCAGGGAacacaggacaggacagggacatcctctggtGTGAGACTGAA contains:
- the Tcfl5 gene encoding transcription factor-like 5 protein isoform X1, with protein sequence MSGPGPREPPPEAGATGGEAGPEGAGGGDAALGEPGLSFTTTDLSLVEMTEVEYTQLQHILYSHMEAADGELEARLGSALLAGPGAGSGAAGSLAPAPPVYPVLCPPLAADAPCLGHVDFQELRMMLLGEAGAAEKTPGGADGTRTRADGAAKEGAGGAGPDGAPEARAKPTVRVRLEDRFNSMPAEPPAPRGAEPAESGVALNNLVTLIRHPSELMNVPLHQQQNKCTTLVKNKTAAATTALQFTYPLFTSACSTGGNASLAQTQSSSNSCSILEAAKHQDIGLPRAFSFCYQQEIESTKQTGGSRNKALPEQVWIKVGEEALCKQAINKRNRSRVRQLDPSVERRALGEIQNVGEGSSASQGTWQSSESSQSNLGEQTQSGAQGGRSQRRERHNRMERDRRRRIRICCDELNLLVPFCNAETDKATTLQWTTAFLKYIQERHGDSLKKEFESVFCGKTGRRLKLTRPESLVTCPPQGSLQSSPAMEIK
- the Tcfl5 gene encoding transcription factor-like 5 protein isoform X2, producing MSGPGPREPPPEAGATGGEAGPEGAGGGDAALGEPGLSFTTTDLSLVEMTEVEYTQLQHILYSHMEAADGELEARLGSALLAGPGAGSGAAGSLAPAPPVYPVLCPPLAADAPCLGHVDFQELRMMLLGEAGAAEKTPGGADGTRTRADGAAKEGAGGAGPDGAPEARAKPTVRVRLEDRFNSMPAEPPAPRGAEPAESGVALNNLVTLIRHPSELMNVPLHQQQNKCTTLVKNKTAAATTALQFTYPLFTSACSTGGNASLAQTQSSSNSCSILEAAKHQDIGLPRAFSFCYQQEIESTKQTGGSRNKALPEQVWIKVGEALCKQAINKRNRSRVRQLDPSVERRALGEIQNVGEGSSASQGTWQSSESSQSNLGEQTQSGAQGGRSQRRERHNRMERDRRRRIRICCDELNLLVPFCNAETDKATTLQWTTAFLKYIQERHGDSLKKEFESVFCGKTGRRLKLTRPESLVTCPPQGSLQSSPAMEIK